The following proteins are encoded in a genomic region of Syngnathus acus chromosome 22, fSynAcu1.2, whole genome shotgun sequence:
- the nkx2.4a gene encoding NK2 homeobox 4a isoform X1 encodes MSLSPKHTTPFSVTDILSPIEETYKKFSAMDGAGNLGSPLGAYRQSQVSQGGMQQHSMGHNGGVAAAYHMPHSVSQFSHSAMGGYCNGSIGNMGELPSYQESMRNSAAATGWYSANPDPRYSTISRFMGPSTGMNMAAMGGLTGMGDASKSMPALHAAPRRKRRVLFSQAQVYELERRFKQQKYLSAPEREHLASMIHLTPTQVKIWFQNHRYKMKRQAKDKAAQQMQQQQQQQQQQDGTMCQQQAQSPRRVAVPVLVKDGKPCQNASNTPTPNQQAVQQNQQNQQQNGAGVVLGQHQNQQQVNDLDLEEMSPSPPSLHSQLSMAQIDTSAVDYTSNMVSSNLLYGRTW; translated from the exons ATGTCGTTGAGCCCAAAGCACACAACGCCTTTTTCAGTGACAGACATTTTGAGTCCAATCGAGGAGACCTACAAGAAGTTTAGTGCCATGGACGGCGCGGGGAACCTGGGCTCTCCGCTGGGAGCCTACAGACAGTCGCAGGTGTCTCAGGGCGGCATGCAGCAGCACTCCATGGGCCACAACGGCGGCGTGGCGGCCGCCTACCACATGCCGCACTCCGTGTCCCAGTTCTCCCACAGCGCCATGGGGGGATACTGCAATGGGAGCATTGGCAACATGGGCGAGCTGCCGTCCTACCAGGAGAGCATGAGGAATAGTGCCGCAGCAACAGGCTGGTACAGCGCCAACCCTGATCCAAGATACTCCACCA TTTCTAGATTCATGGGACCTTCCACAGGTATGAACATGGCGGCTATGGGGGGTCTCACGGGGATGGGAGACGCTTCCAAGTCCATGCCGGCCCTGCACGCTGCGCCTCGGAGGAAGCGGCGGGTTCTCTTCTCGCAAGCTCAAGTCTACGAGCTGGAGAGGAGGTTCAAGCAGCAGAAGTACTTGTCGGCGCCGGAGAGGGAGCACCTGGCCAGCATGATCCACCTGACGCCGACTCAGGTGAAGATCTGGTTCCAGAACCACCGGTACAAAATGAAGCGCCAAGCTAAGGACAAGGCAGCGCAGCAgatgcagcagcaacagcagcagcaacagcaacaggACGGGACCATGTGCCAACAGCAGGCCCAGTCCCCGAGGCGCGTAGCCGTACCGGTTCTGGTCAAGGACGGCAAACCGTGTCAGAACGCCTCCAACACGCCGACGCCGAACCAACAAGCCGTGCAGCAGAACCAACAGAACCAACAGCAGAATGGGGCCGGAGTGGTGCTGGGCCAGCACCAGAACCAACAGCAGGTAAACGATTTGGACCTGGAGGAGATGTCGCCCAGCCCCCCCTCGCTTCACAGCCAGCTCAGCATGGCCCAAATAGACACTTCTGCTGTAGATTACACCAGTAACATGGTCAGCTCGAACCTCCTCTACGGCAGAACGTGGTAG
- the nkx2.4a gene encoding NK2 homeobox 4a isoform X2 yields the protein MSLSPKHTTPFSVTDILSPIEETYKKFSAMDGAGNLGSPLGAYRQSQVSQGGMQQHSMGHNGGVAAAYHMPHSVSQFSHSAMGGYCNGSIGNMGELPSYQESMRNSAAATGWYSANPDPRYSTSMNMAAMGGLTGMGDASKSMPALHAAPRRKRRVLFSQAQVYELERRFKQQKYLSAPEREHLASMIHLTPTQVKIWFQNHRYKMKRQAKDKAAQQMQQQQQQQQQQDGTMCQQQAQSPRRVAVPVLVKDGKPCQNASNTPTPNQQAVQQNQQNQQQNGAGVVLGQHQNQQQVNDLDLEEMSPSPPSLHSQLSMAQIDTSAVDYTSNMVSSNLLYGRTW from the exons ATGTCGTTGAGCCCAAAGCACACAACGCCTTTTTCAGTGACAGACATTTTGAGTCCAATCGAGGAGACCTACAAGAAGTTTAGTGCCATGGACGGCGCGGGGAACCTGGGCTCTCCGCTGGGAGCCTACAGACAGTCGCAGGTGTCTCAGGGCGGCATGCAGCAGCACTCCATGGGCCACAACGGCGGCGTGGCGGCCGCCTACCACATGCCGCACTCCGTGTCCCAGTTCTCCCACAGCGCCATGGGGGGATACTGCAATGGGAGCATTGGCAACATGGGCGAGCTGCCGTCCTACCAGGAGAGCATGAGGAATAGTGCCGCAGCAACAGGCTGGTACAGCGCCAACCCTGATCCAAGATACTCCACCA GTATGAACATGGCGGCTATGGGGGGTCTCACGGGGATGGGAGACGCTTCCAAGTCCATGCCGGCCCTGCACGCTGCGCCTCGGAGGAAGCGGCGGGTTCTCTTCTCGCAAGCTCAAGTCTACGAGCTGGAGAGGAGGTTCAAGCAGCAGAAGTACTTGTCGGCGCCGGAGAGGGAGCACCTGGCCAGCATGATCCACCTGACGCCGACTCAGGTGAAGATCTGGTTCCAGAACCACCGGTACAAAATGAAGCGCCAAGCTAAGGACAAGGCAGCGCAGCAgatgcagcagcaacagcagcagcaacagcaacaggACGGGACCATGTGCCAACAGCAGGCCCAGTCCCCGAGGCGCGTAGCCGTACCGGTTCTGGTCAAGGACGGCAAACCGTGTCAGAACGCCTCCAACACGCCGACGCCGAACCAACAAGCCGTGCAGCAGAACCAACAGAACCAACAGCAGAATGGGGCCGGAGTGGTGCTGGGCCAGCACCAGAACCAACAGCAGGTAAACGATTTGGACCTGGAGGAGATGTCGCCCAGCCCCCCCTCGCTTCACAGCCAGCTCAGCATGGCCCAAATAGACACTTCTGCTGTAGATTACACCAGTAACATGGTCAGCTCGAACCTCCTCTACGGCAGAACGTGGTAG
- the nkx2.2a gene encoding homeobox protein Nkx-2.2a isoform X2, which yields MSDLAGCSITWWIRFMCADQPYMDASDKNMSLTNTKTGFSVKDILDLPDTNDEEGSITGAEDDTEGSESTSTTKSTGVLVKSPLENAQNLPLKNPFYDTSDNPYTRWLATTDSIQYSLFLPFLAAAVHGLSAGSQDSAKSPEPSADDESPDNDKETSSSGGSDSGKKRKRRVLFSKAQTYELERRFRQQRYLSAPEREHLASLIRLTPTQVKIWFQNHRYKMKRARAEKGMEVSHLPSPRRVAVPVLVRDGKPCHTLKAQDLAATFQAGIPFTAYGAQSLQHMQYNAQYGAAATPHFPTAHHLVQTQQWTW from the exons ATGTCGGATTTAGCTGGGTGCAGCATTACTTGGTGGATCAG GTTCATGTGTGCAGACCAACCTTATATGGACGCATCGGACAAG AATATGTCGTTGACCAACACAAAGACGGGCTTCTCTGTTAAGGACATTTTGGACCTTCCGGACACGAATGACGAAGAGGGATCTATCACCGGAGCGGAGGACGACACGGAGGGCTCAGAGAGCACGTCCACGACGAAAAGCACGGGAGTTTTGGTGAAAAGTCCCCTGGAAAACGCGCAGAACCTGCCTTTAAAGAACCCATTTTACGACACTAGTGACAATCCGTACACGCGATGGCTCGCCACCACGGACAGTATTCAATATTCAT TGTTCCTCCCGTTTCTCGCCGCCGCAGTGCACGGCCTCTCCGCCGGCTCCCAGGACTCCGCCAAGTCCCCGGAGCCGTCCGCAGACGACGAGTCGCCGGACAACGACAAGGAGACGTCCAGCAGCGGGGGGAGCGACTCGGGCAAGAAGCGCAAAAGGCGGGTGCTGTTCTCCAAGGCGCAGACCTACGAGCTGGAGCGCCGTTTCCGACAGCAGAGGTACCTGTCCGCCCCGGAGAGGGAGCACCTGGCCAGCCTGATCCGCCTCACTCCCACCCAAGTGAAGATCTGGTTCCAAAACCACCGGTACAAGATGAAGCGAGCCCGGGCTGAGAAAGGTATGGAAGTGAGCCACCTCCCTTCCCCCAGGCGAGTGGCCGTGCCCGTCTTAGTCAGGGACGGGAAGCCTTGTCACACCCTTAAAGCTCAGGACTTGGCGGCCACTTTTCAGGCCGGGATCCCCTTCACGGCGTACGGCGCGCAGTCGCTCcaacacatgcagtacaacgcGCAATACGGCGCAGCGGCCACGCCGCACTTCCCCACGGCGCACCACTTGGTGCAAACGCAACAGTGGACTTGGTAA
- the nkx2.2a gene encoding homeobox protein Nkx-2.2a isoform X3, which yields MSLWVSAVRTLCPLSHVGFSWVQHYLVDQNMSLTNTKTGFSVKDILDLPDTNDEEGSITGAEDDTEGSESTSTTKSTGVLVKSPLENAQNLPLKNPFYDTSDNPYTRWLATTDSIQYSLHGLSAGSQDSAKSPEPSADDESPDNDKETSSSGGSDSGKKRKRRVLFSKAQTYELERRFRQQRYLSAPEREHLASLIRLTPTQVKIWFQNHRYKMKRARAEKGMEVSHLPSPRRVAVPVLVRDGKPCHTLKAQDLAATFQAGIPFTAYGAQSLQHMQYNAQYGAAATPHFPTAHHLVQTQQWTW from the exons ATGTCTCTCTGGGTGTCTGCTGTGCGCACTCTGTGTCCCCTGTCACATGTCGGATTTAGCTGGGTGCAGCATTACTTGGTGGATCAG AATATGTCGTTGACCAACACAAAGACGGGCTTCTCTGTTAAGGACATTTTGGACCTTCCGGACACGAATGACGAAGAGGGATCTATCACCGGAGCGGAGGACGACACGGAGGGCTCAGAGAGCACGTCCACGACGAAAAGCACGGGAGTTTTGGTGAAAAGTCCCCTGGAAAACGCGCAGAACCTGCCTTTAAAGAACCCATTTTACGACACTAGTGACAATCCGTACACGCGATGGCTCGCCACCACGGACAGTATTCAATATTCAT TGCACGGCCTCTCCGCCGGCTCCCAGGACTCCGCCAAGTCCCCGGAGCCGTCCGCAGACGACGAGTCGCCGGACAACGACAAGGAGACGTCCAGCAGCGGGGGGAGCGACTCGGGCAAGAAGCGCAAAAGGCGGGTGCTGTTCTCCAAGGCGCAGACCTACGAGCTGGAGCGCCGTTTCCGACAGCAGAGGTACCTGTCCGCCCCGGAGAGGGAGCACCTGGCCAGCCTGATCCGCCTCACTCCCACCCAAGTGAAGATCTGGTTCCAAAACCACCGGTACAAGATGAAGCGAGCCCGGGCTGAGAAAGGTATGGAAGTGAGCCACCTCCCTTCCCCCAGGCGAGTGGCCGTGCCCGTCTTAGTCAGGGACGGGAAGCCTTGTCACACCCTTAAAGCTCAGGACTTGGCGGCCACTTTTCAGGCCGGGATCCCCTTCACGGCGTACGGCGCGCAGTCGCTCcaacacatgcagtacaacgcGCAATACGGCGCAGCGGCCACGCCGCACTTCCCCACGGCGCACCACTTGGTGCAAACGCAACAGTGGACTTGGTAA
- the nkx2.2a gene encoding homeobox protein Nkx-2.2a isoform X1, whose product MSLWVSAVRTLCPLSHVGFSWVQHYLVDQNMSLTNTKTGFSVKDILDLPDTNDEEGSITGAEDDTEGSESTSTTKSTGVLVKSPLENAQNLPLKNPFYDTSDNPYTRWLATTDSIQYSLFLPFLAAAVHGLSAGSQDSAKSPEPSADDESPDNDKETSSSGGSDSGKKRKRRVLFSKAQTYELERRFRQQRYLSAPEREHLASLIRLTPTQVKIWFQNHRYKMKRARAEKGMEVSHLPSPRRVAVPVLVRDGKPCHTLKAQDLAATFQAGIPFTAYGAQSLQHMQYNAQYGAAATPHFPTAHHLVQTQQWTW is encoded by the exons ATGTCTCTCTGGGTGTCTGCTGTGCGCACTCTGTGTCCCCTGTCACATGTCGGATTTAGCTGGGTGCAGCATTACTTGGTGGATCAG AATATGTCGTTGACCAACACAAAGACGGGCTTCTCTGTTAAGGACATTTTGGACCTTCCGGACACGAATGACGAAGAGGGATCTATCACCGGAGCGGAGGACGACACGGAGGGCTCAGAGAGCACGTCCACGACGAAAAGCACGGGAGTTTTGGTGAAAAGTCCCCTGGAAAACGCGCAGAACCTGCCTTTAAAGAACCCATTTTACGACACTAGTGACAATCCGTACACGCGATGGCTCGCCACCACGGACAGTATTCAATATTCAT TGTTCCTCCCGTTTCTCGCCGCCGCAGTGCACGGCCTCTCCGCCGGCTCCCAGGACTCCGCCAAGTCCCCGGAGCCGTCCGCAGACGACGAGTCGCCGGACAACGACAAGGAGACGTCCAGCAGCGGGGGGAGCGACTCGGGCAAGAAGCGCAAAAGGCGGGTGCTGTTCTCCAAGGCGCAGACCTACGAGCTGGAGCGCCGTTTCCGACAGCAGAGGTACCTGTCCGCCCCGGAGAGGGAGCACCTGGCCAGCCTGATCCGCCTCACTCCCACCCAAGTGAAGATCTGGTTCCAAAACCACCGGTACAAGATGAAGCGAGCCCGGGCTGAGAAAGGTATGGAAGTGAGCCACCTCCCTTCCCCCAGGCGAGTGGCCGTGCCCGTCTTAGTCAGGGACGGGAAGCCTTGTCACACCCTTAAAGCTCAGGACTTGGCGGCCACTTTTCAGGCCGGGATCCCCTTCACGGCGTACGGCGCGCAGTCGCTCcaacacatgcagtacaacgcGCAATACGGCGCAGCGGCCACGCCGCACTTCCCCACGGCGCACCACTTGGTGCAAACGCAACAGTGGACTTGGTAA